The stretch of DNA TCGGTCACAGCATCATTGCCCGATCCGTCATGGTCGGATTGGTCCAAGCTGTGCGCGAAATGAAGGAATTGGTCGCCTAGTCCGCCCCCTCACGGCACGGATTGGCCAGCCTCGCCGCGAGAAACCGACCGGGAGTCACAGCACACCATGATACCGATCGTGACCGCCGAGCAAATGCGGGCCTTGGATCAACGGACTATCACCGAGGCCTTGGTACCATCCCTGATGTTGATGGAGCGAGCCGGAGCAGGGGTCGTCACCCAGCTTGAAGCCCGGTACGCACCCCTCGCCGGGAAATCGGTCATCATCCTCTGCGGCAAGGGAAACAATGGGGGAGACGGTTTTGTCGTCGGCCGGCTGTTACGACGGAAGCAGGCCAGGGTCCACATCCTGCTGCTCACATCCCCCGATGACCTCAGTCGCGATGCAAAGACGATGTACCAACGATTTCTCCGATCGGCAGGGAAATCGGCCGTCACATGCCCAACCAGCGCCGAGTCGATACAGGAGCGGTTGGCGACCGGCGACATTCTTCTCGATGCCATTCTCGGCACCGGCCTCTCCACCTCCGTCACCGGCCTCTATCGTGATGCGATCGAAGCGATAAACGCCGCCGGCCGCCCGACCGTGGCCGTCGATCTTCCATCGGGCTTGCACGCCGACACAGGAGCGGTGTTGGGAGCCACCGTGCGCGCGGATCTCACGGTGACCTTCGGATTGCCGAAAACGGGGCTCTACGGTGGAGCCGGCATCGATTGCGCCGGAACGGTTCGGCTCGTGGATATTGGAATCCCCGCCTCCTTTGTCGAATCTGTCGGAAGCCGGCTGATGCTGCTGACCGATACGGACGCGCGCGCGGCACTCCCTTCGCGACGGCCCTCCTCGCACAAAGGCACGTACGGCCATCTCGGCGTCATCGCCGGATCGGTCGGCAAGACAGGCGCCGCGGCAATGGCCGCGCTCTCAGCCCTGCGCATCGGAACCGGCTTGGTGACAGCCGCCATCCCCTCGAGCGCCAATGATATTCTGGAAGCAAAACTCCTGGAAGTGATGACCCTGCCGATGCCGGAGACTAAAGCTCGAACCTTCGCGCGATCCGGATTGGATCGCTTGCTCGCGTTCGCCGGCGCCCGGGATGCTATCGCGATCGGGCCGGGCCTGACCACCCATCCCGAGACCGTCGACCTGGTACAGGAACTCGTGAAACGAATCGACAAGCCTTGCGTACTGGACGCCGATGCGTTGAATGCATTGGCAGGGAAGTCCTCGTTACTGACCGAGTGCAAGCGACCGCCGATTATCACCCCGCACCCTGGCGAGATGGCCAGGCTGGAAACGGAGGCCACCACCCAATCAGTCA from Nitrospira sp. encodes:
- a CDS encoding NAD(P)H-hydrate dehydratase; protein product: MIPIVTAEQMRALDQRTITEALVPSLMLMERAGAGVVTQLEARYAPLAGKSVIILCGKGNNGGDGFVVGRLLRRKQARVHILLLTSPDDLSRDAKTMYQRFLRSAGKSAVTCPTSAESIQERLATGDILLDAILGTGLSTSVTGLYRDAIEAINAAGRPTVAVDLPSGLHADTGAVLGATVRADLTVTFGLPKTGLYGGAGIDCAGTVRLVDIGIPASFVESVGSRLMLLTDTDARAALPSRRPSSHKGTYGHLGVIAGSVGKTGAAAMAALSALRIGTGLVTAAIPSSANDILEAKLLEVMTLPMPETKARTFARSGLDRLLAFAGARDAIAIGPGLTTHPETVDLVQELVKRIDKPCVLDADALNALAGKSSLLTECKRPPIITPHPGEMARLETEATTQSVNDDRLGTATRFARERGVFVILKGACTVIARPDGLAAICPTGNPGMATAGTGDVLTGMVGGLLAQGLAPWDAACAATYFHGLAGDLAAQHLGQAGMIASDLIRHIPHAISPTTHT